In a single window of the Spirochaetota bacterium genome:
- a CDS encoding SCP2 sterol-binding domain-containing protein encodes MGFHFLSNDWFQEVKRLREDAGDLGVPEDLMKLTINIRVTGGPDGEKKLHLKGGTIYQGKADLAATNITITYDLARKVLLENDLSAVMKGMATRKVKVKGDLTKMMALQNITSNESVQSLMGKVLEMTD; translated from the coding sequence ATGGGATTTCACTTTTTATCTAATGATTGGTTTCAAGAAGTAAAAAGGCTACGTGAGGATGCCGGAGACCTTGGCGTTCCTGAAGATTTAATGAAACTCACAATAAACATTCGTGTTACTGGCGGACCTGATGGGGAAAAGAAATTGCACTTAAAGGGTGGTACAATTTATCAGGGCAAGGCTGATCTTGCAGCTACAAATATTACTATTACATATGACTTAGCTCGCAAGGTGCTTCTTGAGAATGATCTATCCGCTGTTATGAAGGGAATGGCTACACGAAAAGTCAAGGTTAAGGGCGATTTAACAAAGATGATGGCTCTGCAAAACATTACCAGTAATGAATCTGTTCAGTCTCTTATGGGGAAGGTTCTGGAAATGACCGATTAG
- the ilvC gene encoding ketol-acid reductoisomerase, whose translation MAEIDIGGIKETVITRKEFSLPKARKILKNETIAIIGYGVQGPAQGLNLKDNGFNVIIGQSEAFKEDWDRAVNDGWKPGKDLFEIDEATQRGTIIQILVNDAAQMKIWPVVKANLNEGDAIYFSHGFSIVYRDQTNIVPPENVDVIMVAPKGSGTSVRRNFLSGQGINSSYAIFQDYTKKAEERCLAIGIGIGSGYLFPTTFENEVYSDLTGERGVLMGALAGIMEAQYDVLRANGHSPSEAFNETVEELTQSLIRLVDENGMDWMYANCSATAQRGALDWKPKFKKAVMPVFKKLYKRVINGKETERVLKVCGEKDYKERLNKELAEIRDSEMWMAGAACRSLRPKEKEKIVTKKTKGIGGRGKS comes from the coding sequence ATGGCTGAGATTGATATAGGTGGTATTAAAGAGACTGTTATTACACGTAAGGAGTTTTCACTTCCCAAAGCACGAAAAATATTAAAAAATGAGACTATTGCAATTATTGGTTATGGAGTCCAGGGGCCAGCACAGGGTCTTAATCTTAAGGATAATGGTTTTAATGTAATCATTGGGCAATCAGAGGCTTTTAAAGAGGATTGGGACAGGGCAGTAAATGATGGATGGAAACCTGGCAAGGATCTTTTTGAGATTGATGAAGCAACCCAAAGGGGTACTATTATTCAGATATTGGTAAATGATGCTGCGCAGATGAAGATTTGGCCAGTAGTCAAGGCAAACCTTAATGAGGGCGATGCAATTTATTTTTCTCATGGTTTTTCAATTGTATATAGGGATCAGACGAATATTGTTCCTCCAGAGAATGTGGATGTAATCATGGTTGCTCCCAAGGGCTCTGGTACATCGGTTAGGCGAAATTTTTTATCTGGTCAAGGAATAAATTCCAGTTATGCCATTTTTCAGGATTACACAAAAAAGGCTGAAGAGCGTTGTTTGGCAATTGGAATAGGGATTGGTTCTGGTTATCTATTCCCAACTACATTTGAAAATGAGGTTTATAGTGACCTTACAGGTGAGAGGGGTGTTCTTATGGGCGCGCTTGCAGGCATCATGGAGGCTCAGTATGATGTTTTAAGGGCAAATGGGCATTCCCCGAGTGAGGCATTTAATGAAACTGTTGAGGAGTTGACACAGAGTCTCATTCGATTAGTAGATGAGAATGGAATGGACTGGATGTATGCTAATTGTTCAGCCACAGCACAGAGGGGTGCGCTTGACTGGAAGCCCAAGTTTAAAAAGGCAGTGATGCCAGTTTTTAAAAAGTTATACAAACGCGTTATCAATGGCAAAGAGACGGAGCGCGTTCTCAAGGTTTGCGGAGAGAAGGACTACAAGGAAAGATTGAATAAAGAACTTGCTGAGATTCGTGACTCTGAGATGTGGATGGCTGGAGCTGCTTGCAGAAGTCTAAGACCAAAGGAAAAGGAGAAAATAGTAACCAAGAAGACTAAAGGGATTGGTGGACGCGGTAAATCTTAG